One Nitrospina watsonii DNA segment encodes these proteins:
- the hemW gene encoding radical SAM family heme chaperone HemW — translation MDPIGLYIHIPYCLHKCGYCDFNSHPENAAEREVYVPTLIDEIRHYAPRLQGRRVGTIFFGGGTPTTLPAGDQIRILKACKRHFEVMDDAEITTEANPSTVETENLKCLRAAGINRLSVGVQSFDADELKALDRVHSVEEIHQTVERARTAGFDNLSLDLMFALPGQTRERWQDNLEQAIAKNPEHLSTYNLTIEPGTAFHKLHEAGQLTLPEDDFQLELYQYTIERLQQAGYDHYEISNFARPGRESRHNIIYWENGDTLGLGAGASSYLDGVRFKNFNTPAHYIDRVKTDGHAVQTEETLDARRAMGETLMLGLRLKRGVSIPKFERRFDVPFSRVYGPVLERLLKQDLILMQGDRLALSPRGLFLADSVILEFIE, via the coding sequence ATGGACCCGATCGGCCTCTACATTCACATTCCTTATTGCCTGCACAAATGCGGCTACTGCGATTTCAACTCGCATCCGGAAAATGCGGCGGAGCGGGAGGTGTATGTGCCGACCCTGATCGATGAAATACGGCATTACGCGCCCCGGTTGCAAGGCCGCCGGGTGGGCACGATTTTCTTCGGCGGCGGCACCCCCACCACCCTGCCGGCGGGCGATCAGATCCGCATCCTCAAAGCCTGCAAACGCCATTTCGAGGTGATGGACGACGCCGAGATCACCACCGAAGCCAACCCCTCTACCGTCGAAACGGAAAATCTCAAATGCCTGCGTGCCGCCGGCATCAACCGCCTCAGCGTCGGCGTGCAATCGTTCGACGCGGACGAGTTGAAAGCTCTCGACCGCGTCCACAGTGTCGAAGAGATCCACCAGACGGTCGAACGGGCGCGCACCGCCGGATTCGACAACCTGTCGCTCGACCTCATGTTCGCCCTGCCGGGGCAGACGCGGGAACGCTGGCAGGACAATCTGGAACAAGCCATCGCCAAGAATCCGGAACACCTGTCCACCTACAACCTGACCATCGAGCCGGGCACGGCCTTCCACAAACTGCACGAAGCGGGGCAACTGACCCTGCCGGAGGACGACTTTCAGCTGGAATTGTACCAATACACCATCGAACGGTTGCAGCAGGCGGGCTACGACCATTACGAGATATCCAACTTCGCCCGCCCCGGCCGCGAAAGCCGCCACAATATCATTTACTGGGAGAATGGCGACACCCTCGGCCTCGGCGCAGGCGCCTCGTCCTACCTGGACGGCGTGCGCTTCAAAAATTTCAACACACCGGCTCATTACATCGACCGTGTCAAAACAGACGGTCACGCCGTGCAGACCGAAGAAACCCTCGACGCCCGCCGCGCCATGGGCGAAACGCTGATGCTCGGCCTGCGCTTGAAGCGCGGCGTCAGCATCCCGAAGTTCGAACGGCGCTTCGACGTGCCGTTCAGCCGGGTGTACGGCCCGGTCCTCGAACGCCTGCTGAAACAAGATCTCATTTTGATGCAGGGCGATCGCCTGGCCTTGTCGCCCCGGGGCCTGTTTCTCGCCGACTCGGTCATTCTCGAATTCATCGAATGA